TCGGCGGTGCCCGTGACCATCAGCGTGGTGCCGGCAAGGAAGCGGACCAGCGTGCGCTGGTTCTTGTCCTCGCGGAAGCGCTTCTCCCAGCTCTGGCCCGCGATCTGCACGGCCCCGATGGACTTGTCGGTGTTGGCGATACGGCTGGCGAAGGCGGGGGCGGGCTGCTCCGCGCCCTGGACGATCATCGCGTGGTGCCGCTCGTTCTCGGCGTCGGGAGCGGTGGCGTACCCCACCGACAACACCGAGGAGCCGTCGGCGCCCTTGGCGATCCTGTTGCTGTTGGGGATCCAGTCGGCGGGGTCCTTGGCGGGCGCCCACACCTCGTGCGGCACCGACCTGTTGTAGTTCGCCACGGTGATCG
This window of the Nonomuraea africana genome carries:
- a CDS encoding DUF4245 domain-containing protein, which produces MRRFTQGFYGYAFALLVCAGLAVIIVVSAPTGREGQHVPRLEYSITVANYNRSVPHEVWAPAKDPADWIPNSNRIAKGADGSSVLSVGYATAPDAENERHHAMIVQGAEQPAPAFASRIANTDKSIGAVQIAGQSWEKRFREDKNQRTLVRFLAGTTLMVTGTADWPELTALATTLKPQPKPTS